In the genome of Cydia strobilella chromosome Z, ilCydStro3.1, whole genome shotgun sequence, one region contains:
- the LOC134753933 gene encoding KIF-binding protein-like, whose amino-acid sequence MEFLERISRTFENIRTTIKCKDSGDKVAALKRDIQSLAAELTVLGKQNHEDFLRSLAMEGYLALLTAKVLPISLVEKRNVLQIAFEKLKPNALRDECLFIYLRIQNLLCYYLITLEQFQLAREILEATEDIYDKISPKTDKYLDAEHMFTCDPLPNVRPISLNKIDRIITNNVQMQAFLYNKLNIPDKYCLYNHTALRRQLDLKEGTPQDWALRAARLGNYFTYLHQLGNARHHLCAAYHVLRTCHDNCKLMPEEFVLQKADFEIHFLEIGHHFVKYGLTLFKLSKKHVLDKYFSEGSSKADLWKTVNMGSEKSEKEIEKSQGDMPSENIFCFASLDLKVMEARVPAEFVNSIEEARKLFSFTHKWILRTKHYYDFEHHPAQYISCSLQLAELYEHLAFFEKNIDNQYNIQKRRAEVLETMNSLLKTCDTVMSVQIDVIRELSQVQLELMALNLQKLWREESQTNILNLNEDADSIINSLNSASNKTLTERALNTSSKNIFLRKMEAATSLNGKLFRLSGQLGEPKVSEISQLNLEWFSS is encoded by the coding sequence atggAATTCCTTGAAAGGATAAGCAGGACATTTGAAAATATAAGAACCACAATTAAATGTAAGGACAGCGGAGACAAAGTCGCTGCGTTAAAGAGGGATATCCAGTCGCTAGCGGCGGAACTCACTGTTCTTGGTAAGCAAAACCATGAAGACTTCCTCCGGAGTCTCGCCATGGAGGGGTACTTAGCTTTATTGACCGCTAAAGTCCTACCAATTTCCTTAGTCGAGAAAAGAAACGTCCTCCAGATAGCTTTCGAGAAGCTCAAGCCTAACGCTCTTCGAGACGAGTGCCTCTTCATTTACCTTCGTATTCAGAACCTTTTATGCTATTACCTAATTACACTGGAACAGTTCCAACTCGCGCGAGAAATCCTCGAAGCAACAGAAGACATATATGACAAGATAAGTCCAAAAACTGACAAATATCTGGATGCCGAACACATGTTTACGTGCGATCCGCTGCCCAACGTCCGTCCTATCAGCCTTAACAAAATTGACAGAATTATCACTAACAATGTTCAAATGcaagcatttttgtacaacAAACTGAACATACCTGATAAGTACTGTCTATACAATCATACGGCGCTTCGGAGACAGTTGGACCTGAAGGAAGGAACGCCGCAAGACTGGGCTTTGAGAGCGGCGAGATTAGGCAACTACTTCACCTATTTACACCAACTTGGGAACGCTCGTCACCACCTCTGCGCCGCGTACCACGTCCTTCGGACATGCCACGACAACTGCAAACTGATGCCTGAAGAATTCGTGCTGCAGAAAGCCGATTTCGAAATCCATTTCCTCGAGATAGGTCACCATTTCGTCAAATACGGTTTGACGTTATTCAAATTATCCAAGAAGCATGTTCTGGATAAGTATTTTTCTGAAGGAAGTTCTAAGGCTGATCTTTGGAAGACGGTGAACATGGGATCGGAGAAGTCTGAGAAAGAGATAGAGAAGTCGCAAGGAGATATGCCTTCGGAAAATATTTTCTGTTTCGCTTCACTAGATTTAAAGGTGATGGAAGCGAGGGTGCCTGCAGAGTTTGTAAACAGTATAGAAGAGGCGCGCAAGCTATTCTCTTTCACACATAAATGGATCTTGCGCACGAAACACTATTACGACTTCGAGCATCACCCAGCGCAGTACATATCCTGTTCTCTCCAGCTGGCTGAGTTGTATGAGCACTTGGCTTTCTTCGAAAAGAATATTGATAACCAATACAATATACAGAAGCGCCGTGCCGAAGTGCTGGAGACTATGAACTCCCTTCTAAAGACCTGTGATACCGTAATGTCTGTTCAGATCGACGTAATTCGCGAGTTGTCGCAAGTGCAGCTAGAACTTATGGCGTTGAACCTCCAGAAATTGTGGAGAGAGGAGTCTCAGACAAATATCTTGAACTTAAACGAGGACGCGGATTCTATCATCAATTCCCTGAACTCTGCCTCTAATAAGACCTTGACAGAAAGAGCCCTGAACACGTCTTCGAAGAACATATTTCTGAGGAAGATGGAGGCCGCCACCTCTTTGAACGGGAAGCTGTTTAGACTCAGTGGCCAGCTCGGAGAACCTAAAGTATCTGAAATCAGTCAGCTGAACTTAGAATGGTTCTCATCATAA